A single region of the Ziziphus jujuba cultivar Dongzao chromosome 10, ASM3175591v1 genome encodes:
- the LOC107410920 gene encoding uncharacterized protein LOC107410920 — protein sequence MAKPGSEPTTGQPQKIRWGELEEDDGEDLDFLLPPKQVIGPDENGIKKVIEYRFNEDGNKIKITTTTRTRKLANARLSKRAVERRSWPKFGDAVHEDVGARLTMVSTEEIVLERPRAPGSKQEEPKAAGDANPFGKGGAVLMVCRTCGKKGDHWTSRCPYKDLAPQTEGFVDKPAIAEGTGAATGTGKSTYVPPSQRAGASGSERSGTDMRRRNDENSVRVTNLSEDTREPDLLELFRPFGAVSRVYVAVDQKTGISRGFGFVNFVNREDAQRAINKLNGYGYDNLILRVEWATPRTN from the exons ATGGCAAAACCAGGATCAGAACCCACCACCGGACAACCACAAAAGATCCGGTGGGGAGAGCTAGAGGAAGACGACGGAGAGGATTTGGACTTCCTCTTGCCGCCAAAACAGGTGATTGGGCCAGACGAGAATGGGATAAAGAAGGTCATCGAGTACAGATTCAACGAGGATGGCAACAAGATCAAGATCACCACCACCACTCGCACTCGCAAGCTCGCCAACGCTCGTCTCAGCAAGCGTGCCGTGGAGCGCCGCTCGTGGCCGAAATTTGGAGATGCCGTGCACGAGGATGTGGGTGCTAGGCTTACTATGGTCTCCACCGAAGAGATCGTCTTAGAGCGCCCTAGGGCTCCag GTAGCAAGCAAGAAGAACCGAAGGCTGCAGGAGATGCGAATCCATTTGGAAAAGGAGGTGCAGTTCTCATGGTTTGTAGGACTTGTGGTAAGAAAGGTGACCACTGGACTTCAAGGTGCCCATACAAGGATCTTGCTCCACAGACTGAGGGATTTGTTGATAAGCCGGCTATAGCAGAAGGTACCGGTGCTGCTACTGGCACTGGCAAGAGTACGTACGTTCCTCCAAGCCAGAGAGCAGGGGCAAGTGGATCAGAGAGAAGTGGAACTGACATGAGAAGAAGGAATGATGAAAACTCTGTCCGGGTCACCAACCTTTCAGAGGATACTCGGGAGCCTGACTTGCTTGAGCTTTTCCGACCTTTTGGTGCTGTAAGCCGAGTTTATGTCGCTGTTGATCAGAAAACTGGCATCAGCAGAGGATttggttttgttaattttgtgAACCGAGAAGACGCACAGAGGGCTATTAACAAACTCAATGGGTACGGTTATGACAATCTTATCCTCCGAGTTGAGTGGGCAACACCAAGGACGAATTAG